In Bradyrhizobium sp. CCBAU 051011, the following are encoded in one genomic region:
- a CDS encoding 2-hydroxychromene-2-carboxylate isomerase — MGRPRVRIYTDYKSPYAFVANKRLFELEEAYGVELEWLPYTLRIPEFMGTVEERTPHFWRKVRYAYMDARRYANAQGLVMKGPRRIYDAFYSSAGMLFAQRHGLFRPYHDTVFRRFWSHDLEIDELSAISGVIASIGGSSEQFEAYVHGPARAEHDRIIEEAEALGVFGVPTMVFNSELFWGGDRIDMLIERIQNPESITTALGSRHRT; from the coding sequence ATGGGCAGGCCGCGCGTACGAATCTACACCGATTACAAAAGCCCCTACGCGTTCGTCGCCAACAAGCGGCTGTTCGAGCTCGAGGAAGCTTACGGCGTCGAATTGGAATGGCTGCCCTACACGCTGCGCATTCCTGAATTCATGGGAACAGTGGAAGAGCGCACGCCGCATTTCTGGCGCAAGGTACGCTACGCCTATATGGACGCGCGCCGTTACGCCAATGCGCAGGGCCTCGTCATGAAGGGGCCGCGGCGCATCTATGACGCCTTCTATTCCAGCGCCGGCATGTTGTTCGCGCAGCGCCACGGCCTGTTCCGGCCGTATCACGACACGGTATTCCGGCGGTTCTGGAGTCATGATCTCGAAATCGACGAGTTGTCGGCAATCTCGGGCGTGATCGCATCGATCGGCGGTTCGTCGGAACAATTCGAAGCTTACGTCCACGGCCCTGCGCGGGCCGAACACGACCGTATCATCGAAGAGGCAGAAGCGCTCGGCGTGTTCGGCGTGCCGACCATGGTCTTCAACAGTGAATTGTTCTGGGGCGGCGATCGCATCGACATGCTGATCGAGCGCATCCAAAATCCGGAATCGATCACAACGGCGCTGGGCAGTCGCCACCGGACGTGA
- a CDS encoding glutathione S-transferase N-terminal domain-containing protein, with protein sequence MTKGRYRLIGSTASPYAIKLRALLRYRRIPFDWVIMTKALRKATEHLRPNLIPVLQYPDGTYRGETTTLAYDLESRHKDRSIIPDDKAVAFVCDLLEDLADEWAVKPLFLYRWWDPEDQAYVSRWAGEEWSVSEAETGSAEEIEQFRQRQISRMVILGATAENKPLLEESYVRMLAAFEPHVGMTNYLFGSRPSLADFAWFGQLSEMATDPTPMRIMRAKAPFTDHWVRRLDDASGVEGEWYRREQALAGMAEALLKIAGELYLPFLVANAEAFAKGVERLEMNVWGLPYALAPFKYQVKCLQQLRDKFAALDADSRTALRTVLERTGCWQHLVGG encoded by the coding sequence ATGACCAAGGGACGCTACCGGCTGATCGGCTCGACCGCGTCGCCCTACGCCATCAAGCTGCGCGCGCTGCTGCGCTACCGGCGAATTCCCTTCGACTGGGTCATCATGACCAAGGCGCTGCGCAAGGCGACCGAGCATTTGCGGCCCAATCTGATTCCGGTGCTGCAATATCCAGACGGTACCTACCGCGGCGAGACGACGACGCTGGCGTATGACCTCGAGAGCCGTCACAAGGACCGCTCCATCATTCCCGACGACAAGGCGGTCGCTTTTGTATGCGATCTGCTGGAAGACCTTGCCGACGAATGGGCGGTCAAGCCGCTGTTTCTCTATCGCTGGTGGGATCCGGAAGACCAGGCCTATGTCTCGCGCTGGGCGGGCGAGGAGTGGTCGGTCTCGGAGGCCGAAACCGGCAGTGCGGAGGAAATCGAGCAGTTCCGGCAGCGGCAGATTTCACGCATGGTCATTCTCGGTGCGACTGCGGAAAACAAGCCGCTGCTTGAGGAGAGCTACGTGCGAATGCTGGCAGCGTTCGAGCCCCATGTCGGGATGACTAATTATCTGTTCGGCAGCAGGCCCTCGCTCGCCGACTTCGCCTGGTTCGGCCAGCTCAGCGAAATGGCGACCGATCCGACCCCGATGCGGATCATGCGCGCGAAGGCGCCGTTCACCGATCATTGGGTGCGGCGCCTGGACGATGCCTCGGGCGTTGAGGGCGAGTGGTATCGGCGTGAACAGGCGCTTGCCGGCATGGCCGAGGCGTTACTGAAGATCGCTGGCGAACTTTATCTGCCGTTCCTGGTCGCCAACGCCGAGGCTTTCGCGAAAGGCGTTGAGCGACTGGAGATGAATGTTTGGGGCCTGCCTTATGCGCTGGCGCCGTTCAAATATCAGGTGAAGTGCCTGCAGCAGCTTCGCGACAAGTTTGCAGCGCTGGATGCGGACAGCAGGACCGCGTTGCGGACGGTGCTGGAGCGCACCGGGTGCTGGCAGCATTTGGTGGGTGGCTAA
- a CDS encoding class II aldolase/adducin family protein: MNPPVSSPAVKVVKSVREQVSAEEWQARVDLAACYRLTAIYGMTEMVANHISCRVPGTTDQFLINPYGMLYEEIDASSLIKVDVEGNTLFNASDYDVNVAGFVIHSAIHMAKHDMDCVAHTHTPAGMAVSAMECGLLPLAQTSMRFLHIAYHDFEGIADDVDERARLVRDLGDHEAMILRNHGLLVVGRTVPAAFNVLFRLERACQVQVMALSCNTKLIYPPQNVLEETYDKMRPRTDRPARNGELAWPALLRKLDRTDPSYRN; the protein is encoded by the coding sequence ATGAATCCTCCTGTCAGCTCACCCGCCGTCAAGGTCGTCAAATCGGTTCGCGAACAGGTGAGCGCGGAAGAATGGCAGGCGCGGGTCGACCTCGCGGCCTGCTACCGCCTCACCGCGATATACGGCATGACCGAGATGGTCGCCAACCACATCTCCTGCCGCGTGCCGGGGACGACCGACCAGTTCCTGATCAATCCCTACGGTATGCTCTACGAGGAAATCGACGCGTCCAGCCTGATCAAGGTCGACGTCGAGGGCAACACGCTGTTCAACGCCTCCGACTATGACGTCAACGTCGCGGGCTTCGTCATTCACAGCGCGATCCACATGGCCAAGCACGACATGGATTGCGTGGCGCATACGCACACGCCGGCCGGCATGGCGGTCTCGGCCATGGAATGCGGGCTATTACCGCTGGCGCAGACCTCGATGCGGTTTCTCCACATCGCCTATCACGACTTCGAAGGCATCGCCGATGATGTCGATGAGCGCGCGCGGCTGGTCAGGGATCTCGGTGACCACGAAGCCATGATCCTGCGCAACCACGGCCTGCTCGTCGTCGGCCGCACCGTGCCTGCGGCATTCAACGTGCTGTTCCGCCTCGAGCGCGCCTGCCAGGTGCAGGTCATGGCGTTGTCCTGCAACACCAAGCTGATCTACCCGCCGCAGAACGTGCTGGAAGAAACCTACGACAAGATGCGGCCTCGAACCGACCGGCCCGCGCGCAATGGCGAACTCGCCTGGCCGGCGCTGCTGCGCAAGCTCGACCGCACCGATCCGTCGTATCGGAACTGA
- a CDS encoding GAF domain-containing protein: MKTFIRVVELWVPDRTRTRLEFGGCLCSDEYSEFKAVSENALFAYDEGLPGKAWAAGHPVILTKFANSYFKRTDEAIEAGLTCGVALPVFAGEFLMAVMVLFCGDDQKHVGAIELWHNDPEKSHEMGLVDGYYGTADMFEFNSRHTKFPRGFGLPGRAWKAGMPLIIKDLHNAKSFLRWEEASEIGINCGVGIPYATPPDQTWVMTFLSAQATPIARRFEIWVPDPSRTVLVFQSGDCSKNADLASLYASKTIRKGEGSIGGAWATGMPAINEHLNVDESVAAQLARAAGMNQIVVLPVIENALLKAVLAWYL; the protein is encoded by the coding sequence ATGAAGACATTCATTCGCGTGGTTGAATTGTGGGTGCCCGACCGAACCCGCACCCGCCTGGAGTTCGGCGGCTGTCTTTGCAGCGACGAGTATTCGGAGTTCAAGGCCGTCAGCGAGAACGCGCTGTTCGCCTATGACGAAGGGCTGCCCGGCAAGGCATGGGCCGCCGGCCATCCGGTCATCCTCACGAAATTCGCAAACTCCTACTTCAAGCGCACGGACGAGGCGATCGAGGCCGGATTGACTTGTGGCGTTGCATTGCCGGTCTTTGCCGGTGAATTCCTGATGGCGGTGATGGTGCTGTTCTGTGGCGACGACCAAAAGCACGTCGGCGCCATCGAGCTCTGGCACAACGACCCCGAGAAGTCCCACGAGATGGGCCTGGTCGACGGCTACTACGGCACCGCCGACATGTTCGAGTTCAATTCGCGGCACACGAAATTCCCGCGCGGCTTCGGCCTTCCCGGCCGTGCCTGGAAGGCCGGCATGCCGCTGATCATCAAGGATCTACACAACGCCAAGAGCTTCCTGCGCTGGGAGGAAGCCAGCGAAATCGGAATCAATTGCGGCGTCGGCATTCCCTACGCCACGCCTCCGGACCAGACCTGGGTCATGACCTTCCTGTCCGCACAGGCAACGCCGATCGCCAGGCGTTTTGAGATCTGGGTGCCGGACCCGTCGCGAACGGTGCTGGTGTTTCAGTCCGGCGATTGCAGCAAGAATGCCGATCTCGCCTCGCTTTATGCGTCAAAGACGATACGCAAGGGCGAAGGCAGCATCGGCGGCGCCTGGGCGACGGGCATGCCCGCCATCAACGAGCATCTGAACGTCGACGAATCCGTTGCGGCGCAGCTAGCGCGCGCAGCCGGCATGAACCAGATCGTCGTTCTTCCCGTAATCGAAAACGCGCTGCTCAAGGCGGTGCTCGCCTGGTATCTCTAG
- a CDS encoding epoxide hydrolase family protein: protein MSAEIKPYRISIGDDVLEDLKSRLRKTRWPEAELVDDWSQGAPLKWIKDICRYWAEEYHWRQREARLNRFAQFTTEIDGLDIHFLHARSPHPDAMPLVITHGWPGSVVEFHKVIEPLTDPTAHGGNAADAFHVVCPSLPGFGFSEKPKTTGWGIDRIASSWAVLMDRLEYVRYGAQGGDWGSAITTALGAQDPEHCAGIHITLAMSARPNAEGQPTPEEARALKGIQYYADWDSGYSKQQSTRPQTLGYGLTDSPSGQAAWILEKFWAWTDCDGHPENILGRDELLDNVMLYWVTATAASSARLYWESFGPKRRTAHKVTVPTGVAVFPKEIVTPVRKWMEASYTNIRHWSEMPKGGHFAAFEQPDLFVQEVRNYFRTLRKPPVS, encoded by the coding sequence ATGAGCGCTGAAATCAAACCCTATCGCATTTCGATCGGGGACGATGTTCTCGAAGATCTCAAATCGCGGCTGCGCAAGACGCGCTGGCCGGAGGCCGAACTGGTCGACGACTGGAGTCAGGGCGCGCCGCTGAAATGGATCAAGGATATTTGCCGCTACTGGGCCGAGGAGTACCATTGGCGCCAGCGCGAGGCGCGGCTTAATCGTTTTGCGCAGTTCACCACCGAAATCGACGGGCTCGACATTCACTTCCTGCACGCTCGTTCGCCGCATCCGGACGCGATGCCGCTGGTCATCACGCATGGCTGGCCGGGCTCGGTGGTCGAGTTTCACAAGGTGATCGAACCCTTGACCGATCCGACCGCGCACGGCGGCAACGCTGCCGACGCGTTTCATGTCGTTTGCCCGTCGCTGCCCGGCTTCGGCTTTTCAGAGAAGCCGAAGACAACCGGCTGGGGCATCGATCGCATTGCATCGAGTTGGGCGGTGCTGATGGATCGCCTCGAATATGTGCGATACGGCGCGCAGGGCGGTGATTGGGGATCGGCAATCACCACCGCGCTCGGCGCGCAGGACCCGGAACATTGCGCCGGCATCCACATCACCTTAGCGATGTCGGCGCGTCCCAATGCGGAGGGACAGCCGACGCCGGAAGAGGCGCGGGCCTTGAAGGGCATCCAGTATTACGCCGATTGGGATTCCGGTTATTCCAAACAGCAGTCCACCCGGCCGCAAACGCTTGGGTACGGCTTGACGGATTCCCCGAGCGGGCAGGCGGCGTGGATCCTGGAAAAGTTCTGGGCCTGGACCGACTGCGACGGACATCCCGAAAACATCCTCGGCCGGGATGAATTGCTCGACAATGTCATGCTTTATTGGGTGACGGCGACGGCCGCTTCATCGGCGCGCCTGTACTGGGAAAGTTTTGGGCCGAAGCGCCGGACGGCTCACAAGGTGACGGTGCCGACCGGTGTTGCCGTCTTCCCCAAGGAAATCGTCACACCGGTGCGAAAGTGGATGGAAGCGAGCTACACGAACATCCGGCACTGGAGCGAAATGCCGAAGGGCGGTCACTTCGCGGCTTTCGAGCAGCCGGACCTTTTCGTGCAGGAGGTGCGAAACTACTTCAGAACGCTGCGCAAGCCGCCTGTTTCCTGA
- a CDS encoding bacteriophage N4 adsorption protein A, whose translation MGNWGGNYLSQTVFRGALAALLLVAVLWSGASAQVADSGPPLEGDAYTAAETAYKAFGQRDYRASAASAAEAVALRPDLLRLHLLLIDSLIAAGDLTRAEQATKAASAAFAGNQELEGRQATIRQRLAQQPASDGYKALERGDAKAAIRAARSAVEYAPDSMSYRLLLLSAQIADNDLPAVLATAIEAVARDRANYVPLVWRGYINQRLGKRADAISDFNAALAIPGLTAAQQKNVRLIAADAALASGDFNAAIELLGRYSRTDPKVVTRLTDAEGASQHRGTLPNNGSMPTPVQECSTTVNGVVCELEAPAVLSILIPSASPEERAAKEIFEAKERAYRAERDKDYNLAIVEARKAVQLEPEAATNRLLLVNILMSAGRPAEAEVEATKAIDAGHSSAEIYAQRGYARSKLKKFSGAMSDWENALKRGLPPTQAHDVRLALADAALASNDPMRALRALQKLAVSYETAIRKAYALQALGRKEESLVEFRTAERLAKTAIQRDGALRAQINTLVELDRKPEARILFDQAIAEGRLRSIRDADLGYLAVAVGNDEEGLARFDRAHARGQLPARATIDAGYTAMRRFENSKAIAYLMEGIDAKADGRIDINDQKLFETRRTVSDLARVWGINSSITYGKVGSAPNPFQTITAASSYTSQLGTEFYYRPEGIGYRNGAIFELFGRLFETLYDQSGGPTGARTTQGMVGARWKPFSNANLVFEVDKLFALGDAARDDTLLRALYSHTVGTDLRVLDASWPTWYVYAEVDRFLEKRQLVAIMEGRFGRSFRLDPISSKLVFFPHAVLAANYDDSFANREAYSAGAGASLRYWFGETKYTAPPSYWELTLQYRWRLAGDQRAQGIFAQTSINY comes from the coding sequence ATGGGCAATTGGGGCGGAAATTACCTGAGCCAGACGGTTTTTCGGGGAGCGCTGGCTGCGCTTTTGCTCGTGGCGGTGCTGTGGTCCGGCGCCAGCGCTCAGGTCGCGGACAGCGGCCCCCCGCTTGAGGGAGACGCCTATACGGCCGCGGAGACCGCCTACAAGGCGTTCGGCCAGCGAGATTACAGGGCGTCCGCGGCAAGCGCCGCCGAGGCTGTGGCGCTCCGTCCTGATCTCCTCCGCCTGCATCTCCTCCTGATCGATTCGCTGATCGCCGCGGGCGACCTCACCCGAGCTGAACAGGCCACGAAGGCCGCGTCTGCAGCTTTTGCGGGCAACCAGGAGCTCGAAGGCCGGCAAGCAACCATTCGGCAGCGCCTCGCCCAGCAGCCGGCCAGCGATGGCTACAAGGCGCTTGAAAGGGGCGATGCCAAGGCGGCGATCCGAGCCGCCCGCAGCGCCGTCGAATACGCCCCGGATTCGATGTCCTACCGCTTGTTGCTACTGAGTGCCCAGATCGCGGACAATGATTTGCCGGCGGTATTGGCAACGGCCATTGAAGCGGTCGCACGCGACCGGGCGAACTATGTTCCTCTGGTATGGCGCGGCTATATCAACCAGCGACTGGGGAAGCGCGCTGACGCCATCTCCGACTTCAACGCGGCCCTGGCGATCCCGGGCCTGACCGCAGCCCAGCAGAAGAACGTCCGGTTGATCGCCGCCGATGCAGCTTTGGCGTCAGGCGATTTCAACGCCGCGATCGAATTGCTGGGCCGCTATTCGCGAACTGACCCCAAAGTCGTTACGAGGCTCACCGACGCCGAAGGTGCAAGCCAGCACAGGGGCACGCTTCCGAACAATGGCAGCATGCCGACGCCGGTGCAGGAGTGTTCAACCACCGTCAACGGTGTGGTTTGCGAACTCGAGGCGCCTGCCGTCCTGAGCATATTGATCCCTTCTGCATCGCCGGAAGAAAGGGCCGCAAAGGAAATCTTTGAAGCGAAGGAACGGGCCTATCGGGCGGAACGAGACAAGGACTACAACTTGGCCATCGTCGAGGCGCGCAAAGCTGTTCAGCTTGAACCAGAAGCCGCCACGAACCGCCTCCTGCTGGTCAATATCCTGATGTCCGCCGGCCGCCCTGCGGAAGCTGAGGTCGAAGCAACCAAGGCGATCGACGCGGGGCATTCGAGCGCGGAAATCTATGCGCAGCGCGGCTATGCGCGCAGCAAGCTCAAGAAATTCAGTGGCGCGATGTCAGACTGGGAAAACGCCCTGAAGCGGGGCCTCCCGCCCACTCAGGCCCACGACGTTCGGCTCGCCCTCGCCGATGCTGCCTTGGCTTCCAACGACCCGATGCGGGCATTGCGCGCGCTTCAGAAATTGGCCGTCAGCTATGAGACCGCGATCCGCAAGGCGTATGCACTGCAGGCGCTCGGGCGAAAGGAAGAATCGCTCGTCGAATTCAGAACGGCAGAACGGCTCGCCAAGACCGCTATTCAGCGGGACGGCGCGCTGCGTGCGCAGATCAACACGCTGGTGGAGCTGGACCGCAAACCGGAAGCCCGCATCCTGTTCGATCAGGCAATCGCCGAGGGCAGATTGCGTTCGATTCGGGACGCCGACCTCGGCTATCTCGCCGTCGCCGTAGGCAATGACGAGGAAGGTCTGGCTCGCTTCGATCGCGCGCATGCCCGTGGACAATTGCCAGCTCGGGCCACGATCGATGCGGGATATACCGCCATGCGTCGCTTCGAAAATTCAAAAGCCATCGCGTACCTGATGGAAGGGATCGACGCCAAGGCCGACGGGCGGATCGATATCAACGATCAAAAGCTGTTCGAGACGCGTCGGACCGTTTCGGACCTCGCCCGCGTTTGGGGCATCAACAGTTCGATTACATACGGTAAGGTTGGTTCGGCGCCCAATCCGTTCCAGACGATAACGGCGGCCAGCAGTTACACGTCGCAGTTGGGAACCGAGTTCTATTATCGTCCCGAAGGGATCGGATACAGGAACGGCGCGATATTCGAGCTGTTCGGCCGGCTGTTCGAAACTCTCTATGACCAGTCCGGCGGACCGACCGGCGCACGCACGACGCAGGGCATGGTGGGCGCCCGCTGGAAACCGTTCTCGAACGCCAATCTGGTTTTCGAAGTCGACAAGCTTTTCGCGCTCGGCGATGCGGCCCGCGATGACACGCTGTTGCGCGCCCTCTACTCCCACACAGTCGGAACCGATCTGCGTGTGTTGGATGCGAGCTGGCCGACCTGGTACGTCTATGCGGAAGTGGATCGCTTCCTCGAGAAGCGGCAGCTGGTCGCGATCATGGAAGGCCGTTTCGGACGAAGCTTCCGGCTCGATCCTATCAGCAGCAAGCTGGTCTTCTTCCCGCACGCCGTGCTGGCCGCCAACTACGACGACTCCTTCGCCAACCGTGAGGCCTACTCGGCCGGCGCCGGCGCTTCATTGCGCTACTGGTTTGGCGAGACAAAATATACAGCGCCCCCTTCGTATTGGGAATTGACGCTGCAGTACCGCTGGCGCCTTGCGGGAGATCAGCGGGCGCAGGGGATCTTCGCGCAGACGTCGATAAACTACTGA
- a CDS encoding PEP-CTERM sorting domain-containing protein codes for MSLRPGLLIALSITLLGSTAASAVPVTVTSYEMNNGNGLIQNGNYNYFDSTYSVPTNANTNGSSLVVPSNGAAKEAWLTGGTGKLTDNTIPSQNYSFVPQNYVGWKYQDPTIIFHLEAGKSVSSITLYVASSYASTLGFGGLVGQPASVGVSITTAGNTTFTPTYTTTFTDYLNNPYTGTEVITLAFASPILSSDTFSLTLNRGSLLLDGINYYNNHVVGYGCDAPATNCFLDNVNDFKNSAYIPNLQPWILLSEVQFTAAVPEPSTWIMMLLGFAGLGFGMYRRQAGCMPAAA; via the coding sequence ATGTCGCTACGGCCTGGGTTGCTCATTGCTCTATCGATTACCTTGCTAGGTTCCACGGCCGCATCGGCGGTCCCGGTCACCGTTACCAGCTACGAAATGAACAATGGCAATGGGCTGATTCAAAACGGCAACTACAACTATTTCGATTCGACCTATTCCGTTCCAACCAATGCAAATACCAACGGCTCTTCATTGGTCGTGCCGTCAAATGGGGCCGCCAAGGAAGCGTGGCTGACAGGCGGAACGGGCAAACTGACCGACAATACCATTCCAAGCCAGAATTACTCGTTCGTGCCCCAAAACTACGTCGGCTGGAAGTATCAAGATCCCACCATCATTTTTCATCTTGAGGCCGGCAAGAGTGTCAGCTCGATTACACTGTACGTGGCGAGTTCGTACGCTAGTACGCTCGGCTTTGGGGGCCTCGTGGGCCAGCCCGCTTCGGTAGGTGTATCGATCACTACCGCCGGCAACACGACTTTTACGCCGACCTATACGACAACCTTTACCGACTATCTGAACAACCCGTACACCGGAACTGAAGTTATTACGCTTGCCTTCGCCTCGCCCATCCTTTCCAGCGATACTTTCAGCCTGACCCTGAACAGGGGGTCTTTGCTGCTGGATGGCATCAATTATTACAACAATCATGTCGTCGGATACGGGTGCGACGCCCCCGCCACCAATTGCTTCCTCGATAACGTCAATGACTTCAAGAACAGCGCCTACATTCCAAATCTGCAGCCTTGGATATTGCTGAGCGAGGTGCAGTTCACTGCCGCAGTGCCCGAACCCTCGACCTGGATCATGATGCTTCTCGGCTTTGCGGGGCTAGGTTTTGGCATGTATCGGCGCCAAGCTGGATGCATGCCAGCAGCGGCATGA
- a CDS encoding glycosyltransferase family 2 protein, whose protein sequence is MLILAALAGLLSVPVAVLLVEVIAALKAPRLEPFEVQELNSEKRLAVIVPAHNESLGLVPTLQDIKSQLRAGDRLVVIADNCTDDTAAVAAEAGAEVVVRNDRERIGKGFAMGWGITYLAKDSPDFVLFVDADCRLEADLIEGLKRVCQQVQRPVQALFMMRSAENSPINHSFAEFAWILRNWIRPLGLRNLHCPVQLMGTGMMFPWNAISSVPLASGHLVEDLKLGLDLAQAGKAPYFFPFVKVTSTFPTSAKGTDSQRQRWVQGHLAMIGRFVPQLLAGGLKRGDANVLVLALDLLVPPLSLLALMIVGMMGLTSLVTLLGGPWLPTLIAGGNLAGFILCVLLAWFRFGREVFPAHVVLSFGSFAFKKIGFYGRMLLGGTASHWIRTDRSTPN, encoded by the coding sequence ATGTTGATCTTGGCCGCTCTGGCTGGATTGCTCAGCGTTCCCGTCGCTGTCCTGCTGGTTGAAGTCATTGCGGCCCTCAAGGCGCCGAGGCTGGAGCCTTTCGAAGTCCAGGAATTAAATAGCGAGAAGCGCCTCGCAGTCATCGTTCCCGCGCACAATGAGAGCCTGGGCCTCGTTCCGACGTTGCAGGATATCAAATCCCAGCTTCGCGCTGGAGACCGCCTTGTCGTCATTGCCGATAATTGCACTGATGATACCGCGGCGGTCGCGGCCGAAGCGGGTGCGGAAGTTGTTGTCCGCAACGACCGCGAAAGAATCGGCAAGGGATTCGCGATGGGGTGGGGCATAACCTATCTTGCCAAGGACTCACCTGATTTTGTTCTCTTCGTCGACGCCGATTGCCGGCTCGAGGCCGACCTGATCGAAGGGCTGAAGCGGGTCTGTCAGCAGGTTCAGCGGCCGGTACAAGCGCTGTTCATGATGCGAAGCGCTGAAAATTCACCCATCAATCACAGCTTCGCGGAGTTCGCCTGGATTCTCAGAAACTGGATCCGTCCCCTTGGACTGAGAAACCTTCATTGTCCCGTTCAATTGATGGGAACGGGAATGATGTTTCCGTGGAATGCGATCAGCTCCGTACCATTGGCCAGCGGTCATCTGGTTGAGGATTTGAAGCTGGGGCTCGATCTCGCGCAAGCGGGCAAGGCTCCGTATTTCTTTCCGTTCGTGAAAGTTACCAGCACATTCCCGACCAGCGCCAAGGGCACCGACAGCCAGCGTCAACGCTGGGTGCAGGGTCATCTCGCTATGATCGGAAGATTCGTTCCGCAGCTTCTGGCTGGCGGCTTGAAGCGCGGCGACGCCAATGTTCTTGTGCTGGCGCTTGATCTTTTGGTGCCGCCGCTCTCTCTGCTTGCGCTGATGATCGTCGGCATGATGGGCCTGACTTCATTGGTCACATTGCTTGGAGGTCCGTGGTTGCCCACCCTGATCGCGGGCGGCAATCTCGCTGGATTTATCCTATGTGTTCTTCTGGCCTGGTTTAGATTCGGGCGCGAGGTTTTTCCGGCGCACGTGGTATTATCGTTCGGTTCTTTTGCATTTAAAAAGATCGGGTTCTACGGCCGGATGTTGCTAGGCGGCACAGCATCCCATTGGATACGGACCGACCGATCAACGCCTAACTAG
- a CDS encoding glycosyltransferase encodes MKIAYLVNHYPAVSHSFIRREILALERLGHEIVRISVRGWDDAQRGSEDQLEQTRTRYVLRGGAGPLLVSFLRILATNPVGLFRALVLTLKVGLRAERPLPVHLIYLLEACQVALWLRSENVQHLHVHFGTNSAEVAMLVGELGGPPWSFTAHGPEEFDKPKFISLPEKIQRARFVVAVSSFGRSQLFRNVTHAYWPKIKVVHCGLEPTFHETDVTAPAGSERRLVCVGRLCEQKGQLLLIEAARLLAERGTKFELVLAGDGEMRGEIETLIAKYKLAGIVRVTGWISSDEVRAEILAARALVLPSFAEGLPVVIMEAMALRRPVISTFVAGIPELIEHGEHGWLVPAGDLESLAAAMGECLGTAPEAITQMGESARQRVLERHDVDKEAAKLIGLIEA; translated from the coding sequence ATGAAGATCGCCTATCTGGTTAACCATTATCCGGCTGTCAGCCACAGTTTCATTCGGCGCGAGATCCTGGCGCTCGAACGCCTGGGGCACGAGATCGTGCGCATATCGGTGCGGGGCTGGGACGATGCGCAGCGCGGTTCCGAAGATCAGCTGGAGCAGACTCGCACGCGTTACGTCCTGCGCGGCGGTGCGGGGCCGCTGCTGGTTTCATTTTTGCGGATCCTGGCAACCAACCCCGTCGGCCTGTTTCGCGCGCTCGTTCTGACGTTGAAGGTCGGCCTGCGGGCGGAGCGCCCCCTTCCCGTTCATCTGATTTATTTGCTCGAAGCATGTCAGGTAGCCCTTTGGTTACGCAGCGAAAACGTGCAGCACCTGCACGTTCATTTCGGAACCAATTCGGCCGAAGTCGCGATGCTTGTCGGCGAACTGGGCGGGCCGCCCTGGAGCTTCACCGCCCACGGACCTGAAGAATTCGACAAGCCGAAATTCATCTCGCTTCCCGAGAAAATCCAGCGGGCTCGCTTTGTCGTCGCGGTCAGTTCATTCGGACGCAGTCAGCTCTTTCGCAATGTCACCCACGCGTATTGGCCGAAGATAAAAGTGGTCCATTGCGGGCTTGAGCCAACTTTCCACGAAACCGACGTCACCGCGCCGGCAGGCAGTGAACGACGACTGGTTTGCGTGGGGCGCTTGTGTGAACAGAAGGGGCAGTTGCTCCTGATCGAGGCAGCACGGCTGCTGGCGGAGCGCGGGACAAAATTCGAACTGGTGCTCGCCGGCGACGGCGAAATGCGCGGCGAGATCGAGACGCTCATCGCAAAGTACAAGCTGGCTGGCATTGTGCGAGTAACGGGCTGGATCAGCAGTGACGAGGTGCGGGCCGAAATTCTCGCAGCCCGCGCGCTGGTGTTGCCGAGCTTCGCCGAAGGTCTGCCGGTCGTCATCATGGAAGCCATGGCGCTCCGCAGACCGGTCATCAGTACGTTCGTCGCCGGCATCCCCGAACTGATCGAGCATGGTGAGCACGGCTGGCTGGTTCCTGCCGGCGATCTCGAGAGCCTGGCTGCGGCAATGGGAGAATGTCTTGGCACGGCGCCGGAAGCGATCACGCAAATGGGAGAAAGTGCCCGCCAAAGGGTTTTGGAGCGCCATGATGTCGACAAGGAAGCGGCTAAGCTGATCGGGCTGATTGAAGCCTAG